Genomic segment of Oscillatoria salina IIICB1:
TCGAAGAGTAGGACCAAAAGATTCATTTTGGCGAATTGTCAGAGTCTACCCATCCCGACAGGTACAATTAGATGAGGGGATGGGACGTTCTGCCTACCTCTGTCCTGGTGAAAGTTGTCTATCTCGCGCCCAAAGCAAAAATAGATTGGGGCGATCGCTGAGAGCTTATGTTCCTCAAGAGATTTATCAAAGCTTGTGGCAACGTTTAAGCTCAGTTACAAACAAAGAAGAAATCTCGGCAGTGCCAAAAAATAACTGTCCCGGACACAGCAGCGATCGCGCTTCTTGAACTCCAAGCAAAGGTTTCACCCTCAAGGGACGAAAAACTAATTATCAAACCGACCTTACAATAGAAACAGCAGGGAGTTAAATTAAACTAAAAAAAACGTACTAAGCATGACAGAGGGAATTAATCTGGTAACTTACAACTACCAGACTAAACCCGAAATTATTCCTTCTGGTTGAATGTCGAAAAAGAAAAAAATGCTTGTATATACCTTGAAGTGATAGTTAGTCGATTGGCTAAAGCTTCAGTCAAATTAAACTATATTGTCAATTAAATCAAGATGAGGTGCTGTTTTCAAACTTATTTAATTTAAACAAGATTTAAGAGATCTAAATAACAAAATGAACTACTCTCTCTTACTCAAAACTTGAAAACTGGTAAGTATTACAGGACAAACGTGGATGAACAACGGCAAAGTTAGAATTTACGAATTATCAAAGGAATTGGATTTGGAGAATAAAGTTATTCAGAAAATTTGCGACCAACTCAATATCGCAGTTAAAAGTCACAGTAGCACGATTACAGAAGCTCAAGCAGAAAGAATCCGCGCGGCAGCAGAGCGGTATACAGCCAATAACGTTGCTGGCAAAAGTGGCGGTCTCAGTCAGGGTGAAAAAAATTCAGATTCGGGCTCGGTTCAGTCTCCACCCCGCTCAAACCGCTCGCGCAAACAACAAATTTTGGAAATTCGCCCCTCGAAACCTCGTTCTTCGTCTGGATCTCGTCAGTCGGAAAAAGAAAATACACCCAGGATGCCTACACCTCCCCGTCCACCTGTGAAACCACAGCCTCATAAATCGTCGCCAACACCTCAACCAAGTCTCAAAAAGCCGCAAGAAAGCCTTGCTGAAGAAGATAGAGACGAAAAAGCTTCTTCTGATCCTCAACAAATTGAGGTGGAAAAACCACAGGAGCGATCGCCTGACGGGGAAGCTAATCAAGGAGTTGTGGAAAAACCTCAACTGCTCGGACCTCCGGCAAGACCAACACAAGAAAGTTCTCAACCGGAGCAACCCAAGCAACCGCAGAACAAAAAAACTGCCAAAGTAGAAGCTCCGCGATCGCCGAAACCACCTCAACTAACTCCGACTCCTACTAAGGCAAAAGCACCGGAAAAACCAACTTCCGAAGAAAGTTCGCCCAGAAAAGCTAAACCGGCACTCAAAGAGCCACCTAAACTTCAGCGTCCGAGTAAACCGAAACCTGTGGAGCCACCAGAGGAAATTAAACCGAAAAAAGTGGCAGAGGTTGAAGAACCGGAAACTCCAGATCTTGAAGAAGAACAAGATTTACTCGAACTTCCTCAGAAGCCTAAACCTAAGCTGAAACGACCTGCTCCACCTCGTCCTTCGGTGGAAGAGTGGGAAGAGGAAGATGAAGATGAAAAACAAGCCAAAAAAGCTGGTAAACCTGCGGCTAAGGGTAAGCGTCGAGTTCAGCCTCTCATTGATGATGACGAGGATGAATTGGAAACAGAATTAACCCAATCTCAGGCAACAGTATCGGTAAGTCTGTCTATGGCTCGTCCTCCTAAGCCTAAAGCCGCCAACGGACAACAGGGTGGCGCAGTAGCTACCAGTGGCAAAAAACAGAAAAAGCCAGTTACGCCGAAAACTGATGCTGGTAATCGGAGCGAGAAAAGCGATCGCCGTCGCGAGAAAAAAGCGGCTCCGGAACTTCCAGAGATAATAGTTTTGGAAGGTAATCAGACTGTTCGCGATTTGGCTGAATTGCTGAATATCTCGGAAACGGAAATTATTAAGAAGCTGTTCATGAAGGGCATTGTCGTTAATGTTACTCAAATGCTCGACTTGCCGACAGCAAAAATGGTGGCAGAAGAACTCGGCGTCACTGTCGAAACTCCAGAAGAACGAGCCGCAGCTACGAAGATAACCGAGATGATTGACGAGGCAGATTTAGAAAATCTCCAGCGTCGTCCTCCAGTGGTGACGATTATGGGTCACGTCGATCACGGAAAAACTACTTTACTCGATTCGATTCGCTCGACAAAAGTGGCACAAGGTGAAGCAGGTGGTATTACCCAGCATATCGGAGCCTATCACGTCGATGTGGATCATGATGGGAAAACCCAGCAGGTCGTTTTTCTCGATACTCCAGGTCACGAAGCTTTCACGGCGATGCGAGCGCGGGGAACTCGCGTAACAGACATCGCGGTCTTAGTCGTAGCGGCTGATGATGGCGTGCAACCTCAAACTAAGGAAGCAATATCTCACGCTCGGGCTGCTAAAGTACCGATCGTGGTCGCGATTAATAAAATCGATAAAGAAGGCTCTCAACCCGATCGCGTCAAACAAGAACTGACCGAACAAGGCTTGGTTGCTGAAGAATGGGGCGGCGAGACGATTATGGTTCCAGTGAGCGCGATTAAAGGAGAAAACCTGGATACGCTCTTGGAAATGATTCTCCTAGTTTCGGAAGTGGAGCAGCTAGAAGCTAACCCCGATCGCCTTGCTAAGGGTACAGTGATTGAAGCTCATTTGGATAAGGCAAGAGGTCCAGTGGCTACTTTACTGGTTCAGAATGGTACGCTGCGCGTGGGAGATTGTATCGT
This window contains:
- a CDS encoding YlxR family protein, with translation MKTNYRRCLSCRRVGPKDSFWRIVRVYPSRQVQLDEGMGRSAYLCPGESCLSRAQSKNRLGRSLRAYVPQEIYQSLWQRLSSVTNKEEISAVPKNNCPGHSSDRAS
- the infB gene encoding translation initiation factor IF-2, yielding MNNGKVRIYELSKELDLENKVIQKICDQLNIAVKSHSSTITEAQAERIRAAAERYTANNVAGKSGGLSQGEKNSDSGSVQSPPRSNRSRKQQILEIRPSKPRSSSGSRQSEKENTPRMPTPPRPPVKPQPHKSSPTPQPSLKKPQESLAEEDRDEKASSDPQQIEVEKPQERSPDGEANQGVVEKPQLLGPPARPTQESSQPEQPKQPQNKKTAKVEAPRSPKPPQLTPTPTKAKAPEKPTSEESSPRKAKPALKEPPKLQRPSKPKPVEPPEEIKPKKVAEVEEPETPDLEEEQDLLELPQKPKPKLKRPAPPRPSVEEWEEEDEDEKQAKKAGKPAAKGKRRVQPLIDDDEDELETELTQSQATVSVSLSMARPPKPKAANGQQGGAVATSGKKQKKPVTPKTDAGNRSEKSDRRREKKAAPELPEIIVLEGNQTVRDLAELLNISETEIIKKLFMKGIVVNVTQMLDLPTAKMVAEELGVTVETPEERAAATKITEMIDEADLENLQRRPPVVTIMGHVDHGKTTLLDSIRSTKVAQGEAGGITQHIGAYHVDVDHDGKTQQVVFLDTPGHEAFTAMRARGTRVTDIAVLVVAADDGVQPQTKEAISHARAAKVPIVVAINKIDKEGSQPDRVKQELTEQGLVAEEWGGETIMVPVSAIKGENLDTLLEMILLVSEVEQLEANPDRLAKGTVIEAHLDKARGPVATLLVQNGTLRVGDCIVAGSAFGKIRAMIDDRGQKVEAASPSFAVEVLGLADVPEAGDEFDVFASEKEARAIASQRSDDKRTSRLQQAMGSRRVTLSSISEQAREGELKELNLILKADVQGSVEAILGSLKQLPQNEVQIRVLLAAPGEISETDVDLAAASGAIVIGFSTTLASGARQAADREGVDIREYNIIYNLLDEIQGAMEGLLDPEEVEEHLGQAEVRAVFTVGRGAVAGCYVQSGRVVRNSKMRVRRGGEVIYEGNLSSLKRVREDVKEVKSGFECGIGADNFNAWEEGDIIEAYQMVLKRRTLSK